The following are encoded together in the Acipenser ruthenus chromosome 24, fAciRut3.2 maternal haplotype, whole genome shotgun sequence genome:
- the LOC117429305 gene encoding uncharacterized protein HI_0077-like gives MDGFERDLVCALKEVVNDSNWQYVGVKEMFNSPCTKLYSEDGEHVVLVHSEDGRFWAMDSACPHEGGPLELGDIEDVGNGKLALICPWHHFDFCLDTGSSSTGLQNQVYEVREFSGKIYIETQSRLSLSPKTETAAVPFDSLTPRLPVPVCSEDTLCFWAAKILCTPEPKEKVALTHQVQERWNSGQISEIGHAEAPEQPSREESLTVREPGRIKRGKGGTLASRIALLHSLANIEQWAIDLSWDVIVRFATVRLQNGEQLPREFFNDFVKVAGDEAKHYQLLEKRITELGSFFGSLPVHNGLWQSAADTSHDLMARLAIVHMVHEARGLDVHPQTLARFAAQSDESSVKILEVIYRDEITHVAAGLRWFTYICTKEKRDHVSTFHDLVKQHFKGYLKPPFNSEGRKTAGMTEEWYLPLVRPS, from the exons ATGGATGGTTTTGAAAGGGATTTAGTTTGTGCTCTAAAAGAAGTTGTGAATGATAGTAACTGGCAATACGTGGGAGTAAAAGAGATGTTTAATTCACCCTGCACCAA ACTGTATTCTGAAGATGGTGAACACGTAGTTCTTGTGCACTCAGAGGATGGTCGATTCTGGGCAATGGATTCTGCATGTCCGCACGAAG ggGGTCCACTTGAGCTTGGTGACATTGAAGATGTAGGCAATGGGAAGCTGGCATTAATCTGCCCCTGGCATCACTTTGATTTCTGTTTGGACACTGGGAGCTCATCCACCGGACTTCAG AACCAAGTGTATGAGGTCCGAGAGTTCAGTGGCAAGATTTACATTGAAACACAAAGCAGGTTGTCGCTGAGTCCTAAAACCGAGACGGCAGCTGTGCCCTTTG ACAGCTTGACACCTAGGCTTCCAGTACCTGTTTGCTCTGAAGATACACTCTGTTTCTGGGCAGCTAAAATCCTGTGCACACCTGAGCCCAAAGAGAAG GTGGCGCTGACACACCAGGTTCAGGAGCGGTGGAATTCTGGGCAGATTTCCGAAATCGGGCACGCAGAAGCACCGGAGCAGCCGAGCAGAGAGGAGAGCCTGACAGTGCGGGAGCCAGGGAGGATCAAACGAGGGAAAGGGGGCACGCTG GCCAGTAGAATCGCCTTGCTGCATTCCCTAGCTAACATCGAGCAGTGGGCGATAGACCTGTCATGGGACGTCATTGTGAGGTTTGCCACAGTGAGGTTACAGAACGGAGAACAGCTGCCTCGGGAGTTTTTCAATGACTTTGTAAAGGTAGCTGGAGATGAGGCCAAG CATTACCAGTTATTGGAGAAGAGGATCACAGAGCTAGGCAGCTTCTTCGGATCTCTACCTGTGCACAATG GGCTGTGGCAGTCAGCAGCGGACACCTCCCACGACCTCATGGCCCGGCTGGCAATAGTGCACATGGTACATGAAGCCAG AGGTCTTGATGTCCACCCTCAGACGCTGGCCCGCTTTGCAGCTCAGAGTGATGAGAGCTCTGTGAAGATTCTGGAGGTGATCTACAGAGATGAAATCACTCACGTGGCTGCAGGGCTGCGATGGTTCACCTACATCTGTACTAAGGAGAAGCGG GACCATGTGTCTACATTTCATGATCTGGTGAAACAGCACTTTAAAGGCTACCTCAAGCCTCCGTTTAACAGTGAGGGAAGAAAAACCGCAGGGATGACTGAAGAG TGGTACCTTCCTTTAGTGAGGCCTTCTTAG
- the LOC117429884 gene encoding methionyl-tRNA formyltransferase, mitochondrial-like isoform X1, giving the protein MYVTMWIQLKHIGSQCVITRVWHQHKLFRNYECLWRVSSRLRVFSNDSKRTHDSPCSFASNSAVNGNGLRERPPWRILFFGTDEFAVESLKALTLSRDSSPKTAVDTLEVVTLPAVLSKELPVRRFASQNELPIHDWPHIGPCEQFHVGVVVSFGCLLPEDLILKFPYGILNVHPSLLPRWRGPAPVFHTVLNGDTETGVTIMQIRPKRFDVGPILIQDKCLVQPHCTAQELGATLAKMGAKMLISTLENLPERIQNKKEQSKQGATFAPKISVDMSWVNWEDQSCDQIGRLFQAIGSRISLRTQWMGDTIKLLDFVGKNEIPVVSESERQRQPTPGSLLYHKESNTLLVCCKDGWVGFRAVKLKKRLSAADFYNGYLHQYFLRKSERQQRECVFQTYKPEPKDVKKRKLHQQV; this is encoded by the exons ATGTATGTGACAATGTGGATTCAATTAAAACACATAGGGTCACAGTGTGTTATTACCCGTGTTTGGCACCAACACAAACTCTTTAGAAACTATGAGTGTCTGTGGCGTGTTTCCAGTCGTTTACGGGTGTTTTCAAATGACTCCAAACGCACGCATGACAGTCCGTGCTCCTTCGCTAGCAACAGTGCTGTTAATGGAAACGGTTTGAGGGAAAGACCTCCATGGAGAATACTATTCTTTGGGACAGACGAATTTGCCGTGGAGTCTTTGAAAGCTCTTACCTTGTCAAG AGATAGCAGCCCCAAAACAGCTGTGGATACTCTTGAAGTTGTCACGTTGCCAGCTGTCCTCTCTAAAGAACTGCCTGTGAGAAGATTCGCAAGCCAGAATGAGCTTCCCATCCATGACTGGCCACACATTGGCCCATGTGAACAGTTCCATGTGGGTGTGGTGGTGTCATTTGGATGTCTTCTGCCAGAGGATCTCATCCTCAAATTTCCATA TGGCATATTGAACGTCCATCCCAGTCTTCTTCCGAGGTGGCGTGGACCTGCTCCAGTGTTCCACACTGTTCTAAATGGGGACACTGAGACTGGGGTCACCATCATGCAGATTAGACCGAAAAG GTTTGATGTGGGTCCAATTCTGATTCAGGACAAGTGCCTGGTTCAGCCACATTGCACAGCCCAGGAGCTTGGGGCAACTCTTGCCAAAATGGGTGCAAAAATG CTAATTTCAACTCTGGAAAATTTACCAGAAAGAATACAGAATAAAAAGGAACAGTCAAAGCAAGGGGCAACTTTTG CTCCTAAGATCAGTGTGGATATGAGCTGGGTAAACTGGGAGGACCAATCCTGTGATCAGATTGGACGACTGTTCCAGGCAATCGGATCCAGg ATCTCATTGAGAACGCAGTGGATGGGAGACACAATAAAACTGCTAGATTTCGTAGGAAAGAATGAAATTCCGGTTGTTTCAG AATCTGAACGGCAAAGACAACCAACCCCTGGGTCCTTATTGTATCACAAGGAGTCAAACACACTACTGGTTTGCTGTAAG gatggctgggtggggttcagagcagtgaaattgaagaagaggCTTTCAGCAGCAGATTTCTACAATGGCTATCTCCATCAGTATTTTCTAAGAAAATCAGAAAGGCAGCAAAGAGAGTGTGTTTTCCAAACGTACAAACCAGAACCCAAAGACGTGAAAAAAAGAAAGCTGCACCAGCAGGTCTAA
- the LOC117429884 gene encoding methionyl-tRNA formyltransferase, mitochondrial-like isoform X3, with protein MQIRPKRFDVGPILIQDKCLVQPHCTAQELGATLAKMGAKMLISTLENLPERIQNKKEQSKQGATFAPKISVDMSWVNWEDQSCDQIGRLFQAIGSRISLRTQWMGDTIKLLDFVGKNEIPVVSESERQRQPTPGSLLYHKESNTLLVCCKDGWVGFRAVKLKKRLSAADFYNGYLHQYFLRKSERQQRECVFQTYKPEPKDVKKRKLHQQV; from the exons ATGCAGATTAGACCGAAAAG GTTTGATGTGGGTCCAATTCTGATTCAGGACAAGTGCCTGGTTCAGCCACATTGCACAGCCCAGGAGCTTGGGGCAACTCTTGCCAAAATGGGTGCAAAAATG CTAATTTCAACTCTGGAAAATTTACCAGAAAGAATACAGAATAAAAAGGAACAGTCAAAGCAAGGGGCAACTTTTG CTCCTAAGATCAGTGTGGATATGAGCTGGGTAAACTGGGAGGACCAATCCTGTGATCAGATTGGACGACTGTTCCAGGCAATCGGATCCAGg ATCTCATTGAGAACGCAGTGGATGGGAGACACAATAAAACTGCTAGATTTCGTAGGAAAGAATGAAATTCCGGTTGTTTCAG AATCTGAACGGCAAAGACAACCAACCCCTGGGTCCTTATTGTATCACAAGGAGTCAAACACACTACTGGTTTGCTGTAAG gatggctgggtggggttcagagcagtgaaattgaagaagaggCTTTCAGCAGCAGATTTCTACAATGGCTATCTCCATCAGTATTTTCTAAGAAAATCAGAAAGGCAGCAAAGAGAGTGTGTTTTCCAAACGTACAAACCAGAACCCAAAGACGTGAAAAAAAGAAAGCTGCACCAGCAGGTCTAA
- the LOC117429884 gene encoding methionyl-tRNA formyltransferase, mitochondrial-like isoform X2, which yields MYVTMWIQLKHIGSQCVITRVWHQHKLFRNYECLWRVSSRLRVFSNDSKRTHDSPCSFASNSAVNGNGLRERPPWRILFFGTDEFAVESLKALTLSRDSSPKTAVDTLEVVTLPAVLSKELPVRRFASQNELPIHDWPHIGPCEQFHVGVVVSFGCLLPEDLILKFPYGILNVHPSLLPRWRGPAPVFHTVLNGDTETGVTIMQIRPKRFDVGPILIQDKCLVQPHCTAQELGATLAKMGAKMLISTLENLPERIQNKKEQSKQGATFAPKISVDMSWVNWEDQSCDQIGRLFQAIGSRISLRTQWMGDTIKLLDFVGKNEIPVVSESERQRQPTPGSLLYHKESNTLLVC from the exons ATGTATGTGACAATGTGGATTCAATTAAAACACATAGGGTCACAGTGTGTTATTACCCGTGTTTGGCACCAACACAAACTCTTTAGAAACTATGAGTGTCTGTGGCGTGTTTCCAGTCGTTTACGGGTGTTTTCAAATGACTCCAAACGCACGCATGACAGTCCGTGCTCCTTCGCTAGCAACAGTGCTGTTAATGGAAACGGTTTGAGGGAAAGACCTCCATGGAGAATACTATTCTTTGGGACAGACGAATTTGCCGTGGAGTCTTTGAAAGCTCTTACCTTGTCAAG AGATAGCAGCCCCAAAACAGCTGTGGATACTCTTGAAGTTGTCACGTTGCCAGCTGTCCTCTCTAAAGAACTGCCTGTGAGAAGATTCGCAAGCCAGAATGAGCTTCCCATCCATGACTGGCCACACATTGGCCCATGTGAACAGTTCCATGTGGGTGTGGTGGTGTCATTTGGATGTCTTCTGCCAGAGGATCTCATCCTCAAATTTCCATA TGGCATATTGAACGTCCATCCCAGTCTTCTTCCGAGGTGGCGTGGACCTGCTCCAGTGTTCCACACTGTTCTAAATGGGGACACTGAGACTGGGGTCACCATCATGCAGATTAGACCGAAAAG GTTTGATGTGGGTCCAATTCTGATTCAGGACAAGTGCCTGGTTCAGCCACATTGCACAGCCCAGGAGCTTGGGGCAACTCTTGCCAAAATGGGTGCAAAAATG CTAATTTCAACTCTGGAAAATTTACCAGAAAGAATACAGAATAAAAAGGAACAGTCAAAGCAAGGGGCAACTTTTG CTCCTAAGATCAGTGTGGATATGAGCTGGGTAAACTGGGAGGACCAATCCTGTGATCAGATTGGACGACTGTTCCAGGCAATCGGATCCAGg ATCTCATTGAGAACGCAGTGGATGGGAGACACAATAAAACTGCTAGATTTCGTAGGAAAGAATGAAATTCCGGTTGTTTCAG AATCTGAACGGCAAAGACAACCAACCCCTGGGTCCTTATTGTATCACAAGGAGTCAAACACACTACTGGTTTGCT ga
- the LOC131700583 gene encoding uncharacterized protein LOC131700583 isoform X2, whose amino-acid sequence MGRMYRIWIILCALLHGAEGFVIENAHHSLCFQAVLESDSLLLVECNLKSSFQQWFWKDGLLLVNMATGKCLSAHKADSVQTAACENAAHLQWDCHNMRLISKENSHYLTANESKVAFLSSKRSSNSEWRGSTGDVDICKERLGEMQADVMTDAQREELLWLYRTEDPSPWNYAILALSFVALLSGFLILGLSSMAKKRKVTAQYKAALNAEKPLQMERMLEQEKQTHVPFSHTLPSKTAAPDSPKSGNITIQWKDGNVSTLFQDDREENV is encoded by the exons ATGGGGAGAATGTACCGAATCTGGATCATCCTTTGCGCACTGCTCCATG GTGCAGAAGGCTTTGTTATCGAGAATGCTCACCATAGCCTGTGCTTTCAAGCTGTCTTGGAGTCCGACAGCCTGCTATTAGTGGAATGCAATCTGAAATCCAGCTTTCAGCAATGGTTCTGGAAAGACGGGCTCCTCTTAGTCAACATGGCTACGGGGAAGTGTCTCTCAGCCCACAAGGCAGATTCTGTGCAGACCGCTGCCTGTGAAAATGCAGCTCACCTCCAGTGGGACTGCCACAACATGAGACTTATCTCCAAGGAAAATTCACACTATCTGACAGCCAACGAGAGCAAGGTTGCCTTCCTCTCCAGCAAGAGGAGCAGTAATTCAGAGTGGAGGGGTTCCACTGGGGACGTTGACATCTGCAAGGAGAGACTGG GTGAAATGCAGGCAGATGTAATGACTGACGCGCAAAGGGAAGAGTTACTGTGGTTGTACCGCACCGAGGACC CGTCTCCATGGAATTATGCCATTCTTGCATTGTCTTTTGTGGCATTGCTGTCAGGTTTTCTTATCTTGGGACTCAGCTCAATGGCTAA GAAAAGGAAGGTTACAGCACAATACAAGGCAGCATTGAATGCAGAAAAACCCCTGCAGATGGAACGGATGCTGGAGCAAGAGAAACAAACACATGTCCCTTTCAGTCACACACTACCATCAAAGACTGCTGCGCCGGACTCTCCTAAATCAGGCAACATCACGATCCAGTGGAAGGACGGGAACGTTTCCACCCTCTTCCAAGACGATCGCGAGGAGAATGTGTAG
- the LOC131700583 gene encoding uncharacterized protein LOC131700583 isoform X1, which produces MGRMYRIWIILCALLHGAEGFVIENAHHSLCFQAVLESDSLLLVECNLKSSFQQWFWKDGLLLVNMATGKCLSAHKADSVQTAACENAAHLQWDCHNMRLISKENSHYLTANESKVAFLSSKRSSNSEWRGSTGDVDICKERLEPHRPTINAAGSKTAHPDPASLAGEMQADVMTDAQREELLWLYRTEDPSPWNYAILALSFVALLSGFLILGLSSMAKKRKVTAQYKAALNAEKPLQMERMLEQEKQTHVPFSHTLPSKTAAPDSPKSGNITIQWKDGNVSTLFQDDREENV; this is translated from the exons ATGGGGAGAATGTACCGAATCTGGATCATCCTTTGCGCACTGCTCCATG GTGCAGAAGGCTTTGTTATCGAGAATGCTCACCATAGCCTGTGCTTTCAAGCTGTCTTGGAGTCCGACAGCCTGCTATTAGTGGAATGCAATCTGAAATCCAGCTTTCAGCAATGGTTCTGGAAAGACGGGCTCCTCTTAGTCAACATGGCTACGGGGAAGTGTCTCTCAGCCCACAAGGCAGATTCTGTGCAGACCGCTGCCTGTGAAAATGCAGCTCACCTCCAGTGGGACTGCCACAACATGAGACTTATCTCCAAGGAAAATTCACACTATCTGACAGCCAACGAGAGCAAGGTTGCCTTCCTCTCCAGCAAGAGGAGCAGTAATTCAGAGTGGAGGGGTTCCACTGGGGACGTTGACATCTGCAAGGAGAGACTGG AACCACACAGACCAACAATAAACGCAGCTGGTTCTAAAACGGCCCACCCAGACCCAGCTTCACTTGCAGGTGAAATGCAGGCAGATGTAATGACTGACGCGCAAAGGGAAGAGTTACTGTGGTTGTACCGCACCGAGGACC CGTCTCCATGGAATTATGCCATTCTTGCATTGTCTTTTGTGGCATTGCTGTCAGGTTTTCTTATCTTGGGACTCAGCTCAATGGCTAA GAAAAGGAAGGTTACAGCACAATACAAGGCAGCATTGAATGCAGAAAAACCCCTGCAGATGGAACGGATGCTGGAGCAAGAGAAACAAACACATGTCCCTTTCAGTCACACACTACCATCAAAGACTGCTGCGCCGGACTCTCCTAAATCAGGCAACATCACGATCCAGTGGAAGGACGGGAACGTTTCCACCCTCTTCCAAGACGATCGCGAGGAGAATGTGTAG
- the LOC131700584 gene encoding ras-like protein family member 12 isoform X3 gives MFEENKRQRMSSMFGKSRSCSVVNLSTIPDRDLNECNIAMLGCRGSGKSALTVKFLTKRFISEYDPNLEDTYTSEEIVDQQPVLLKVMDTADQDGPVNCERYLNWASAFIVVYSIENRRSFEACRLYLDTVSIHTKGVQQEYPVILLGNKLDMERYRQVSKSDGLSLASKYGCLFYEVSACLDFDSVQRVFHEAAREVRRETERNLPVRPLFISEEKAVVSLSSANYKELPSVAQAKVITVKSSRAQSKRRAPTLTLLKGFKIF, from the exons ATGTTTGAGGAAAATAAGAG GCAGAGGATGTCCTCCATGTTTGGTAAATCGAGATCTTGCAGTGTTGTTAATTTATCTACCATCCCAGACCGAGATCTGAATGAATGCAATATCGCAATGTTAGGATGCAGAGGATCGGGGAAATccg CTTTGACCGTGAAGTTTCTCACCAAAAGATTCATCAGTGAATATGATCCAAATTTGG AAGATACTTACACTTCAGAAGAAATTGTGGATCAGCAGCCTGTTCTTCTGAAAGTCATGGATACGGCAGACCAG GATGGGCCTGTGAACTGTGAGCGCTACCTTAACTGGGCCAGCGCCTTCATAGTGGTGTACAGCATTGAGAACAGAAGGAGTTTCGAAGCGTGCCGTCTGTACCTGGACACTGTGTCCATCCACACTAAGGGAGTGCAGCAGGAGTACCCAGTCATTCTACTGGGGAACAAACTGGACATGGAAAGATACAG ACAGGTCAGCAAGTCCGACGGGCTGTCGTTGGCCTCCAAGTACGGCTGTCTGTTTTACGAGGTGTCGGCCTGCCTGGACTTCGACTCGGTGCAGCGCGTGTTTCACGAGGCCGCCCGCGAGGTGAGGCGCGAGACAGAGAGGAACCTGCCGGTGAGGCCGCTCTTCATCAGCGAGGAGAAGGCGGTCGTGAGCCTGTCCTCCGCCAACTACAAAGAGCTGCCCTCCGTCGCCCAGGCCAAAGTCATCACCGTCAAGTCCTCCCGAGCGCAGAGCAAGAGGAGGGCACCAACGCTCACCCTGCTCAAGGGCTTCAAGATATTTTAA
- the LOC131700584 gene encoding ras-like protein family member 12 isoform X4, which translates to MQRMSSMFGKSRSCSVVNLSTIPDRDLNECNIAMLGCRGSGKSALTVKFLTKRFISEYDPNLEDTYTSEEIVDQQPVLLKVMDTADQDGPVNCERYLNWASAFIVVYSIENRRSFEACRLYLDTVSIHTKGVQQEYPVILLGNKLDMERYRQVSKSDGLSLASKYGCLFYEVSACLDFDSVQRVFHEAAREVRRETERNLPVRPLFISEEKAVVSLSSANYKELPSVAQAKVITVKSSRAQSKRRAPTLTLLKGFKIF; encoded by the exons AT GCAGAGGATGTCCTCCATGTTTGGTAAATCGAGATCTTGCAGTGTTGTTAATTTATCTACCATCCCAGACCGAGATCTGAATGAATGCAATATCGCAATGTTAGGATGCAGAGGATCGGGGAAATccg CTTTGACCGTGAAGTTTCTCACCAAAAGATTCATCAGTGAATATGATCCAAATTTGG AAGATACTTACACTTCAGAAGAAATTGTGGATCAGCAGCCTGTTCTTCTGAAAGTCATGGATACGGCAGACCAG GATGGGCCTGTGAACTGTGAGCGCTACCTTAACTGGGCCAGCGCCTTCATAGTGGTGTACAGCATTGAGAACAGAAGGAGTTTCGAAGCGTGCCGTCTGTACCTGGACACTGTGTCCATCCACACTAAGGGAGTGCAGCAGGAGTACCCAGTCATTCTACTGGGGAACAAACTGGACATGGAAAGATACAG ACAGGTCAGCAAGTCCGACGGGCTGTCGTTGGCCTCCAAGTACGGCTGTCTGTTTTACGAGGTGTCGGCCTGCCTGGACTTCGACTCGGTGCAGCGCGTGTTTCACGAGGCCGCCCGCGAGGTGAGGCGCGAGACAGAGAGGAACCTGCCGGTGAGGCCGCTCTTCATCAGCGAGGAGAAGGCGGTCGTGAGCCTGTCCTCCGCCAACTACAAAGAGCTGCCCTCCGTCGCCCAGGCCAAAGTCATCACCGTCAAGTCCTCCCGAGCGCAGAGCAAGAGGAGGGCACCAACGCTCACCCTGCTCAAGGGCTTCAAGATATTTTAA
- the LOC131700584 gene encoding ras-like protein family member 12 isoform X2 produces MFEENKSDVCISPFRQRMSSMFGKSRSCSVVNLSTIPDRDLNECNIAMLGCRGSGKSALTVKFLTKRFISEYDPNLDTYTSEEIVDQQPVLLKVMDTADQDGPVNCERYLNWASAFIVVYSIENRRSFEACRLYLDTVSIHTKGVQQEYPVILLGNKLDMERYRQVSKSDGLSLASKYGCLFYEVSACLDFDSVQRVFHEAAREVRRETERNLPVRPLFISEEKAVVSLSSANYKELPSVAQAKVITVKSSRAQSKRRAPTLTLLKGFKIF; encoded by the exons ATGTTTGAGGAAAATAAGAG TGATGTCTGTATATCACCTTTCAGGCAGAGGATGTCCTCCATGTTTGGTAAATCGAGATCTTGCAGTGTTGTTAATTTATCTACCATCCCAGACCGAGATCTGAATGAATGCAATATCGCAATGTTAGGATGCAGAGGATCGGGGAAATccg CTTTGACCGTGAAGTTTCTCACCAAAAGATTCATCAGTGAATATGATCCAAATTTGG ATACTTACACTTCAGAAGAAATTGTGGATCAGCAGCCTGTTCTTCTGAAAGTCATGGATACGGCAGACCAG GATGGGCCTGTGAACTGTGAGCGCTACCTTAACTGGGCCAGCGCCTTCATAGTGGTGTACAGCATTGAGAACAGAAGGAGTTTCGAAGCGTGCCGTCTGTACCTGGACACTGTGTCCATCCACACTAAGGGAGTGCAGCAGGAGTACCCAGTCATTCTACTGGGGAACAAACTGGACATGGAAAGATACAG ACAGGTCAGCAAGTCCGACGGGCTGTCGTTGGCCTCCAAGTACGGCTGTCTGTTTTACGAGGTGTCGGCCTGCCTGGACTTCGACTCGGTGCAGCGCGTGTTTCACGAGGCCGCCCGCGAGGTGAGGCGCGAGACAGAGAGGAACCTGCCGGTGAGGCCGCTCTTCATCAGCGAGGAGAAGGCGGTCGTGAGCCTGTCCTCCGCCAACTACAAAGAGCTGCCCTCCGTCGCCCAGGCCAAAGTCATCACCGTCAAGTCCTCCCGAGCGCAGAGCAAGAGGAGGGCACCAACGCTCACCCTGCTCAAGGGCTTCAAGATATTTTAA
- the LOC131700584 gene encoding ras-like protein family member 12 isoform X5 has product MSSMFGKSRSCSVVNLSTIPDRDLNECNIAMLGCRGSGKSALTVKFLTKRFISEYDPNLEDTYTSEEIVDQQPVLLKVMDTADQDGPVNCERYLNWASAFIVVYSIENRRSFEACRLYLDTVSIHTKGVQQEYPVILLGNKLDMERYRQVSKSDGLSLASKYGCLFYEVSACLDFDSVQRVFHEAAREVRRETERNLPVRPLFISEEKAVVSLSSANYKELPSVAQAKVITVKSSRAQSKRRAPTLTLLKGFKIF; this is encoded by the exons ATGTCCTCCATGTTTGGTAAATCGAGATCTTGCAGTGTTGTTAATTTATCTACCATCCCAGACCGAGATCTGAATGAATGCAATATCGCAATGTTAGGATGCAGAGGATCGGGGAAATccg CTTTGACCGTGAAGTTTCTCACCAAAAGATTCATCAGTGAATATGATCCAAATTTGG AAGATACTTACACTTCAGAAGAAATTGTGGATCAGCAGCCTGTTCTTCTGAAAGTCATGGATACGGCAGACCAG GATGGGCCTGTGAACTGTGAGCGCTACCTTAACTGGGCCAGCGCCTTCATAGTGGTGTACAGCATTGAGAACAGAAGGAGTTTCGAAGCGTGCCGTCTGTACCTGGACACTGTGTCCATCCACACTAAGGGAGTGCAGCAGGAGTACCCAGTCATTCTACTGGGGAACAAACTGGACATGGAAAGATACAG ACAGGTCAGCAAGTCCGACGGGCTGTCGTTGGCCTCCAAGTACGGCTGTCTGTTTTACGAGGTGTCGGCCTGCCTGGACTTCGACTCGGTGCAGCGCGTGTTTCACGAGGCCGCCCGCGAGGTGAGGCGCGAGACAGAGAGGAACCTGCCGGTGAGGCCGCTCTTCATCAGCGAGGAGAAGGCGGTCGTGAGCCTGTCCTCCGCCAACTACAAAGAGCTGCCCTCCGTCGCCCAGGCCAAAGTCATCACCGTCAAGTCCTCCCGAGCGCAGAGCAAGAGGAGGGCACCAACGCTCACCCTGCTCAAGGGCTTCAAGATATTTTAA
- the LOC131700584 gene encoding ras-like protein family member 12 isoform X1: MFEENKSDVCISPFRQRMSSMFGKSRSCSVVNLSTIPDRDLNECNIAMLGCRGSGKSALTVKFLTKRFISEYDPNLEDTYTSEEIVDQQPVLLKVMDTADQDGPVNCERYLNWASAFIVVYSIENRRSFEACRLYLDTVSIHTKGVQQEYPVILLGNKLDMERYRQVSKSDGLSLASKYGCLFYEVSACLDFDSVQRVFHEAAREVRRETERNLPVRPLFISEEKAVVSLSSANYKELPSVAQAKVITVKSSRAQSKRRAPTLTLLKGFKIF, encoded by the exons ATGTTTGAGGAAAATAAGAG TGATGTCTGTATATCACCTTTCAGGCAGAGGATGTCCTCCATGTTTGGTAAATCGAGATCTTGCAGTGTTGTTAATTTATCTACCATCCCAGACCGAGATCTGAATGAATGCAATATCGCAATGTTAGGATGCAGAGGATCGGGGAAATccg CTTTGACCGTGAAGTTTCTCACCAAAAGATTCATCAGTGAATATGATCCAAATTTGG AAGATACTTACACTTCAGAAGAAATTGTGGATCAGCAGCCTGTTCTTCTGAAAGTCATGGATACGGCAGACCAG GATGGGCCTGTGAACTGTGAGCGCTACCTTAACTGGGCCAGCGCCTTCATAGTGGTGTACAGCATTGAGAACAGAAGGAGTTTCGAAGCGTGCCGTCTGTACCTGGACACTGTGTCCATCCACACTAAGGGAGTGCAGCAGGAGTACCCAGTCATTCTACTGGGGAACAAACTGGACATGGAAAGATACAG ACAGGTCAGCAAGTCCGACGGGCTGTCGTTGGCCTCCAAGTACGGCTGTCTGTTTTACGAGGTGTCGGCCTGCCTGGACTTCGACTCGGTGCAGCGCGTGTTTCACGAGGCCGCCCGCGAGGTGAGGCGCGAGACAGAGAGGAACCTGCCGGTGAGGCCGCTCTTCATCAGCGAGGAGAAGGCGGTCGTGAGCCTGTCCTCCGCCAACTACAAAGAGCTGCCCTCCGTCGCCCAGGCCAAAGTCATCACCGTCAAGTCCTCCCGAGCGCAGAGCAAGAGGAGGGCACCAACGCTCACCCTGCTCAAGGGCTTCAAGATATTTTAA